The genome window GATGTTGTTATGATCAAGACATTATGTAAATCACATTGGTACGAGGTTCAATCAGATTGTGAATTGTATTCTGGAGCATATGTTTTTTCTAGTATTTTAGAAATTTGAACATTTCAAATTTTGTAAAAACAGTAGGTAGTTTAAATCAAGGtttacaatttcgaataatacagcccgtatcgagcggtacgtaccggtccgtcagcaaaCCGGTACACGGATCGCTCGCTACCGAAcggtattatatataatatatatatatatatattatataaatatgcgaCGTCGCCTCTTTCTCCCCAACGCGAAAAGGCAACGTTGCCgaaaaattcttttttatttatatatatataaaaatatataagatttttttactcatatatatatatatatatatatatatatatatatatatatatatagaggcggCGTCGTTGAGGCAACGTTGCCTCGTTTTTCTACGACGTTGCCCCCTTGGGGAGAGGAGAGAGGCAACGTTGttgaatcatatatatatatatatatatatatatatatcgaatggtatatcgctcggtataccgtattgtaccataccgagcgaatattgaaactctggtacggtacgatatttcaatccttggtttaaaTCAAACTGATATTTAGATGATGGAGAATAAGATAACATCATGTATGATAAAAATAAACGAAATATAGGATTCACTTTTCGTGAAAATAGATGTAAATCACCttgcttaatctatactctaatatAGTCAAGAaactaattttataaatttttaacctAGTTTTTTAGATAAGTcaataaaatatgatatttttcctAATTTCTATAGATATTTTTGGTTACTAAAATTTTACTATATCCTTAAAACTATAGTGATATTCATTTTctatatgataaatgataaaattagATCCTTTTGATGCCTCACATACATTATCACATTAATTAGTGTtaacaatttgattttttttcgacTACTTATAAGACACAATTgaacaaattaaaatttgaacAACCAGATTGGATATTATCATTCCAAGGTGTTCTCTTGTTTTTATTACAGTCTGTTTTGTTGTGGATTTAATGATCCTAAGAGAACCAAGAACCAGGGTTGGATCGGTTCATTTAGAGCCTGGTGAATTTGTAAGATCCAAACGTGATTGGTTTTCAGCATAAACAAGGAAGAATTAAATACATTTGATAAACTAAAGAATGGAGGActttatgtgatatatgaatgtaAAAATGTCTTGTGGTAGGGTTGCGGTCTAATAATTTTTTCCTGTAGTATGATGGGGAAATGCTCATTATGTAACTATGTCTTTTAGGCTCTTAAAATTTTGGAGAAGCTTCCAGAAGAAACCCAAAAAAAGTTGGCTGGGAAGGGATACTTCCTTCAGAACGGGTTCATTATGGAACGGCTACCTGTTCCTCCGAATTGCTTGTGTGTGCCAGAAATTTCAGATGGGAAATGTGTCATGTCCTCCGtaagtattttaatgatgaacacCTATTTATCTGACAATTGTACTCTGAATGAGTCTGCTTGTAGAACTGCTATTAATATTTCTTTTCCTTCTGATTTGTAGGATATTTCAAAGTCCCTtcttaagaaaattcttggcaagaTTGAGCTGATCAAAAGGTCAAGGTCTGGTTCTCCAAGTTTTGAATCTTATGAAGTTGAGACAAATGATCTGCAATCATCAATTGCACTGTATATGAATCTCAGAGGTACCACAAAGGTACATTTACATAATAGAAGCAGGACAGCTTTGCTGTTCAAAGTTTGTATTGTGGTTTCGTCAGGCTATATTGAATTaatgaattttgttttgttttgatgtttaattcaaatcaatttactTCTTACCTAACAGGCACCTCGTGACATCACAAGAAGATTTGCATTTGGCAATGAAACTAATGAGTATTTGACAAAGCAGTGGCTTGATAAGATTAGAACTTTATTTATCAGAAAGGGTTCTGGGTTTTCCTCTCGTTCTGTTATTAGTGGAGACCCTTATATTGGAATTAATGTAGTGGGGTTACCATCAGAAATAGCAAAGAGAATTACATTTGAAGAACGTGTGACTGAGCATAATATAACTCGTTTGCAGAATGTAGTTGATAGCCGTTTGTGTATTACATACAAAGATGGTTCCTCCACTTATGCCATTTCTGTAGGGTCAAAGGGGCATACAAATCTTAAAATTGGCCAGGTTATAAATCGTCAAATTTTAGATGGGGATATAGTTTTTATTAACAGGCCCCCTAGTACTCATAAGCACTCATTACAAGCATTCTATGTTTATATTCATGATGATCATACTGTTAAGATCAATCCTCTTATATGTGCTCCACTTGGAGCAGATTTTGATGGTGACTGTGTTCATATTTTCTATCCACAATCCCTATCTGCGAAAGCTGAGGTTCTAGAATTATTTAGTGTGGAAAAACAGCTGCTTAGTTCCCATTCTGGGAGCTTGAACTTGCAGCTTGTTCAGGATGCTTCATTGGCCTTGAAGCTTATATTCAAATCTGGTTTCATAAAGAAGGAAGTAGCACAACAATTGGGGATGTATGTCTCATCAATGCTACCACCACCTGCAATAGTCAAGGCTACTAAATGTGGTCCTTGTTGGACAATTCTTCAAGTTCTCCAGAATGTGTTCCCTGCTTTTTTGGACTGTTCTGGCGAACGATATTTTATACGTGAGAGTGAAATTTTGGAGTTAGACACTGATCAAGATGTAGTGCAGTCTTTGCTGACAGATATCATGACTCATATTTACCGCATGAAGGGCCCAATGGAGGTTCTTAATTTCTTCAACTATATACAGCCTTTACTAATGGAGATGCTGTTTATGGAAGGCTTTAGTATTTGTTTGaaagattttattttatcaaaGGCTGTTGTTAGTGAAATTCAAGGAAGCATCCAGAAAAATTCATGCATACTCAATCAATTGAGATCAAGACGTGATGAACGTGCGGAATTGCAAGTTCAGAACCATCTTAGAAGCATGAAGGATCCAATAGTGAAATTTATCCTGAATTCTTCTGCACTGGGTAACTTAATCGACTCAAAAAGTGATTCATCAATGGTTAAAGTGGTTGAACAGCTTGGATTTTTAGGTCTTCAACTTTTTGATCAAGGAAAATATTACTCAAGGGCTTTGGTTGATGACTGCTTTTTAAACTTTGTAAGCAAGCATTCCGCTGGTGAAGTTGATCATCCATCAGAAGCATATGGACTGGTGAAGAACTCTTTTTTTCATGGTCTAAATCCatatgaaatgttagtccatgcGATATCATCCAGAGAAGTGATAGTTCGTTCGTCTAGAGGACTCACAGAACCTGGAACTTTGTTTAAAAATTTGATGGCAATTCTTCGAGATGTTGTTATCTGCTATGATGGAAGTGTCAGAAATGTGTGTACTGGTTCACTTGTGCAGCTTGAGTATGTGGATGATGAAGGAGTTAATTCCGTAAATACTCCTCCCGCTGGTGATCCTGTAGGTGTGTTGGCTGCAACTGCAATATCAAACCTTGCATATAAGGCAGTTCTTGATTCATCTcaaagtaacaattcatcatgggAACTCATGAAAGTGAGTCTTCTATGTTTCTACTTGGCAAATTAATTTTCATTTTGGTTGGACTTGCATAGGTCCAAGAGAAACATGATTTGTGTTTAATAGACATGTGTATCTTGCAGGAAATTCTTCTTTGTAAGGTCAGTTACAAAAATGATGTTTCTGACCGCCGAGTGATTTTGTACTTGAATGATTGCTGCTGCCAGAAAAGATTTTGCAAGGAAAATGCAGCATTCGCAGTTTTGAACTGCTTAAAAAGAGTCACTTTGAAGGACTGtgctcatgagttcttaattgagTAGGTATTCTGTATGTGCATATCTGTAGTATAGATTTTTGGTATTGACCAAGATTGATTTGTTTCTTCTCTAAGTTGTCATGTGGTCATCACTTCAATATATATCAGATTATCGGCTTTCCATTTTTCAGTATTATGTTTCATTGGAAAGTGAGATTTATCATTTACGTTTTCTCTCTTTGGCATTGAGTAACCACTTTCAGTATTATAAGGTTTGGGGATGGTTGATCTACATATGCCTTGGATGCCATTTCTATCACTTGAACCTTGATCTactttgattaaaatattttatttgtctaacaaaagcatttttctttatatatctatttttttctctatttatgaGAGTTCCGTTATCTCCTAACGTATCTCTGGATAAGCAGCTTCCATTAGGTCTTCATTGTAGAATTGGAATATCCTCCATCACATCAAATTCTATGTTCTAATGGCAGGTGCTGTTAGTGAAAATTAACCCAATCTGTCTCATACAAGTTTCATAAAGAGAATAGTGGAATAAAGTTCTCATAATGAaattaaaaatagaaataaaaattgtGAAATTTTACCTGATATGCCTCACATAACAAGTTTCCTAAAGAAAATAATGGTTATCATCAACATTATTGACATAACAAATTTTAAGCCCTGGTTTAACCCTTTCATGGGATGAGATGGCAACATCATTAACACGGCAAGGTAAAGGATGGAACTAGGTATGTTTGTAGGCACAAACATGATCTTAGGTTAACAACCTAACAAGCATGTTGGCCTTTTCTTGTGCAACTTCAAAGAACTATATTTACACATTGCATGAAACTCTATAAGCGTAAAAATTCAGCTGGGTTCTAATTGGATAATGTTCCACCTTTAGCCTTAATCAGATTATCCAGTTAAGCGGGTTTAGCCTTTTATCATCTGAACCTGCATATGCATtgataagtcttttgccatgctgGTTGGTGTCTTAAGAAGGAATATACTTTGCAATCTTTGTAACTAAAAGTTCCAATCTCTACATGCTTGAGCCTAGATCATGTGTCTTTGTTGGATGTAGGTTTCTCCTTTACAAAACTACTCTTTGTATCTGTTGAGCATTTAACATTTTGTACTACAAGCCacattcatgatgcatatatctCTTTTACATAGGTTACATGTTCTGCAAATTAATagtctaaaaaaatattatgcttACTTGAGGTTCCTGATTAAACAGGCAACTTAaggtttatttaaaaaaatttagtggTTTTTCTATAGTATTATTTTGGATGTCACTAGATGAACAAGCTTGGTCTGTCATGTTCTTTCATCAATTAAAGAACATTACTGTGTGATTCTCCTGACTGGTTATTTTTATATCAAAATTTGCTAGAAGAATATTTAAAACTGGACTATGCAAAAATATCATAGCCTATTCAGTGAAATTCACAAGAATTATGTTGAGTTCTCTAACTGAAGTATATGTTGcaaatttgttcttttttttttacgtCTTCCTCTTATTTTGTGTTTGGATCGTGTAGCATTCAAAAATGTCAAATATACCTTTTTTCTTTTAGATATAATTGCAGTTTGAAATTCCCACTTATAAAATGAGATATATTTTTCCTTTCCCCATGGTGTGGACATAAACATTTTTTGGGCATGGGagctttttcatttttttcattgGAATTACTTATTTTTGAACAAAAAACCTACACATCTTACAAGAAAAGTGTTTCAGGTTTGCTTTTCTGTTTCCCTTAATTTTGTCCTGTATGATCCCTTTTAGAGATAGTGTTAGATGGTTTTTGTTTATACGTAGCATTGTGTGACATTATCACTTTCTTTGATTAATTGTCAGTAGAATGTGTTGAACTATAGTTCTCACTGTAATGAATCATCTATCTGTAATTTTCTCATAGTTTATGGTCACATTTTCAGTCTTCTTATGACAGAAACGTGTGTTTGTCTGTTTTTAACTATTAATTTCACTCTCTCTTGTTACTTTCAGATATCAGAAACAAATAGGTGTGTGTGACAGTTCAGTGACAACATCAGGACTTGTTGGTCATATCCATCTTGACAAGGTTTGGTAAAGCTATATTTTCAATCTGCTTCTATTCTGTTTGAGCAATATTGGTAAAAGCTGGCTTTTTGAGAACATCGGTATCATTTTGTTTGATAGATGCAATTGAAGTTGTTGAACATAAATCCTGATGATATTCTTCACAAATGTCAAGCTGTTATTTTTAGCTATGGAAAGAAGAAAGGACAGCTTTCACATTTCTTTAGGAGAATTTTTCTGTCTACTTGGTAAGATGTTCTCTTGTTTAATGGTTTGTTGAGCTTTAGATTTGTGTTTAAGTTTATACCAATCAGcattttaatttctaaaatttGTTTTGCCATTTGTTCCATACTCTCTTATTCGAAGTTTGTTTACCAATATAAAGGTTACATTTTGATTATGACACAACTAAAGCATTTCAATAGAAGCCTCGTACTGTCTGTTCCTATCAGTTTCAGACTCAGTGTCAACATTTCTACGATGCTATTGCATAGCATCACCGTTGTTTTACTTTTATCCCTATCTACTGCCAAAATAAGCTACATAATGAATTTGTTGACATCTACTGGACAATTACCTCCCATCTGAGAACCTTTTCATTAGTAGACTAAATGGCTTGTTTCTCCTGTCAGATATTTGACTAGCTTTATGTTGTACAGATGACAATCTTAAAGGAATTTGTCACCGTTGTTGCTAAATAACAGAGGACAATAACATTGTTGTTTTTCTCGCTATATGAAAGTCGTAAGAGTTTCAAATTGTATGAAGGATTTAAAATTTTCTCCCATAATTTGTCCAATCAACAATGAAGCTCTATATGGTGCAATTCCAAATATGGACTGGCATTTGTTAAATACTACTGTCATTTTATACCCACTAGAGACAAAATGCCTCTCATGTAGTTAATAAAATCAAAGGTTAGATTGAGTTTGTTACAATTTAAATAATTGCACTCTTCAGAGGAAACCAAATTTCTAGCGAACTTTGCTTCCATTTCTAAAACAAACAGCAAGCATGAATCACTTTGGATTTCATCCATGCAGCCATTCTACATCAACAAATATAGTGCCAAGTGATTTGAATATAACTCTTCTTATATTTAGTAGTGTGTAATTAGAGAGCTAATTCTCTATATCAATGTCTAAGTAGCTGTCACCCTATTTTTCCTTTGCATAACTTAGCTTTCACTATTTCTCTTACTTATGACAGTTCATTCGAATATTATTAAGGTGATATTATAGACTGGAAAGAGAAAGAACTGATTAACACTTTTCAAATGTTTATATGCTTAACTGTGTTCTATAATGTTATAGCTCCTTGAGCCATTTGGAAATTTTTTTTCTATGTAGCGAATGTTGCAGCATCAAGCAGCCAAGTGATGGGAACTTGTGTCATCTCCCATGCTTGCAGTTCTCTTATGCTGATGCTAATGCCAGCCAAAATAACATATCTCTTGAAAGAGCAATACATGTGATGTCTGAGACCATCTGCCCAATTCTGTTGGATACAATTGTTAAAGGTGTGCAAAAAAGTGTTCTTTATAGTTTTTTCATATTCTACCATAAGGAATTTTGATTTTTTGCTGCTTTTAtgtattttgatttccatcaaaTCTCTTTCCAGTCAGGCACACCATGAATAATCTCCAGAAGCTGTGGTATTTGTCATATTATCAATATATTTCTCTATCAGATGTATTGTGtataaatgataaatatattCACTTACATTATACATAATAGTATTATAGTAGAGCTCAACCTGTTTATATGATAAATAATGTATTCACTTACATTAAATGCACACATAACCATCTGTACACAATGACTTCTGTTTGTGTAGTCATTAAGAACATTAGATGCAAAGTCTTACAGTAGAACTCAACCTGGAGGGAAATGTGTTATTTTTTTCCAGTCAGTTTTTGTCATCAGAAAGCAAGCATGACAAAGAGGATTGCATGTGTTGGTCTTGCACATACATTGAGAAGTTTTGTTTCTGGTTCGGTTTCTAATTTCTTGTATCAACAGGTGATCCTAGAGTTCACGAGGTGAAAATTGTTTGGATTGGGCCTGATGCAACTTCTTGGGTTGGAAGTTCATGTAAAACCCTAAAGGGTGACTTAGGCCTTGAAGTTGTTCTTGGACAAGACGCAGTTCGGCAAAGTGGTGATGCCTGGCGAACTGTTTTAGATGCTTGCTTACCTGTGATGCACCTTATAGATACAGGACGATCTATTCCTTATGGTATCCAACAAATTCAAGAGGTTCTTGGCATTTCTTGTGCTTTTGACCAATCTGTTCAGGTGTGTCTGCATTTATTGTTTTAGATATAATTTAGTTTCCAAAACGAACGAAAAGAAAGTTATGGCTTTCTAGATGTGATGTATCTAGTTGCAGAAGCAGTTCTAGTTACATTGGCTTGAGTCTGTACTTGACTTAATCCATCCTTGGGAACTATTTTATCATATTTCTACTGATTGCACTTCCATTTGTGTATTTGTCAATTATTTATGTCCCTTCCCTATGATTTGTAATTTTTGATTTGTTGATGTGCCTTAACTTCCGACGGCTGCTATTACAGCGATTGTCAAAATCAATCAAAATGGTTTCTAAAGGTGTGATGAAGGAACACCTTCTGCTTGTTGCAAACAGCATGACTTGCACTGGAAAGCTTATCGGTTTCAACACTGGTGGTTATAAGGCGCTCTTTCGTTCTTTCAAAGTTGAAGTACCATTTACTGCAGCCACTTTATTTGTAAGTGCATGTCTGAATATTTAAGCTCTTCTTTGTTCATTTTCATCAAGTGTGCTTTTTAATTTTGTCTGATAATAACATTAGAATGTTTCTATTCTTCTTGCAGACACCAATGAAATGCTTTGAAAGAGCTGCTGAGAAGTGTCAGGTTGATTCATTAGCCAGTGTGGTTTCATCCTGTTCATGGGGCAAAAATGTGGCTATTGGGACTGGTGCACCATTCCAGATTCTTTGGGATAAGAAACAGGTTCCATTTTCCATTCACCCAATACCATGTACCCATGACtttattgaaatatttgtacATATAATGAATGAGAGTTAATTTACCTTATTTCTTCTGTTACAGATGGCAATGAACAAAGATATTGGAAAAGGAGTCTATGACTTTCTGGAGTTATTAAGGGAGACATCTAGTGGAGGAGCAACTGGCAGATATCTAGCAGATGTTGATGAACTGGCAGAAGAAAATGGAATTTGTTTATCACCTGACCTCGATGGATGTATGACTTTTGATGATAGTGATGATGTTGAGTACAACTTTCAGAAAAGGATTGGCCTGGTAAATGGAAAATCTGGCGAGTCTAGCTGGGAAGTGGATCCAGTTTCGGTCAAGTCAGGTAACTGGGAGGGATGGGGAGATAAAGAATCAACTCATGTGCACAACTGTGAATCGCCAGCAACCAAACATAATGTTTGGTCTAGTTGGGATTCCATCCAAGTGAAACAAAAGACTGTTGAATCTGAGAATCTGGCGGGTGATACTGTACCTGGTGAAGATATGGATGCACAGAAACATTCTGGTACAGCAGATGAGTCTGTTGCATGGGGGAAATGGAAGGCAGATGGGAACTCAACTGCCTGGGACAGATTGTCTCACAGGAATTGTTGGAATGAGGCAAGCAAGACCAAGGTGGATTTGAAAGAAGGATCACCAGTTTGGAATAGAACTGCTTCAAGCCCAAAAAGCAAACATAATCAGGATTCATTGTATTCAACGCCAGGGACTTGGAGCAGCCAGAGCTCCGGAAAACCTTGGGGTCAGGATAATGCTAATAACACTAAAAGAAATATTGCACAAGATGGCTGGAGATGTGCTGAATCACCAGTAACAAATATTTGGGATTCCACTTCAACCAGAAATGCTAATGTTTCAGACAGCCAGTGGAGTGGCAATCCTTCCAAGAATTTGGACATTCAGTGGGATGGAAATGACTCTAACAAAGACTTGGGCAGCCAGTGGTGTGGAAATGTCACTTCCACATCAAACACCTCCGAAGGTAGAAATCAATCATGGAATTCTCGTGGTTGGGGTTCTGCAAATCCTCCTGGTAGGAAAAACCAAAAGACGTTTTCTGCAAGATTTCCAGGAAAGTCAGCTTCTCAAAAAGGTTGGAATTCAAATAGGGCCTTGGCTTCAGGGCGACGACTAGAATCTCTTACAGCTGAGGAGGAAAAGATTCTTGCTGAAGTTGAGCCAGTTATGCAGACAATAAAGAGGATTCTGCATGATTCCAGGTAAACAAGATGTTATTGTATCTATCTTCTTTCATAGCATATGCAAGGTAAATATAATTTCCTCTTTTCAGGCAAATGTTGTTATTGATACTTTAGAGGTATCCACAGGCTTGTGTGCTTCAAAATTTAATCCTAGAAGTACCTTTCTTTGTGAGCCATTGTGAGGTCTAGCAGTCTGACGCTTGAATGGGGTTTAGCTTGGGAGAGGATATGTTCAGGTAAGTTCTGATTATCCAACTAGCCAATAAGGTTGTGCTGAGGAACTTGTATAATGACTTTCCAGACAGTAAACAATGCATTAGGTAGTATCTAGATGAACATGTCAAAATGAAAATATTGCCTTAGCAGGAGACTGAGGAACACTTATCTGACTTTACGAAGAGTCTTTTGTTGGCATAATTTTACTGGAGAACAATAGGGAAATTTCACAAGAATTTTCACTATTATGTGTTCACGAGGATTAGCGATAGAGGAAAAGTAAGATGATATTAAGTCACAAATTAGTTGTAAGCATTTTTGTTCACTATTATGTGTTTACAACATTACCATAGTTGTAAGCATTTTTGAGAGGTACAATGTACCAAGTTTCATTAGTGGTCAGCACCAACCGGACTACTTTTAGCATATGCATgcttgcacacacacacacacacacacgtagaATAGAGGTGACATGGACAGGTAGTGGGGGTGAGGTGGCGATGCAGATGAATAGAGGAGGTGATGTGGACAAGCAGTGAAAGGATAACCGGCTGCCCAAGATAAGCAGTATCaacagaagaagaaaaggaaaaaagggtTAAAATGATGTGATGAGTACCAGTACTCATGGTAGGCTTACCGTCTAGTAAAGTTTGGTACCAATCAGTAATCATAGTGCAATAAGCTCACTTTCCTAGGGGATTGCCCCATCATTGTACCTGAAAAAAACCATTATGTATTAAACAGTGTGGTTAGAACCTCAAACCTTGGTTTCAACTTTGACTTCCAaagagttgctatgcaggaacaaTACTTCTATTGGTTGATGACATGTTCCAAAAAGACCTGATTGTATAATGCTCAAAGCGTGCTAGAATTTGTTATGTCAATCAAGTCAGTATTTTTGGCATTTGGGGATTAAAATTAGCGACTAGTTGTTCGAcagaaatagattcattaaaaccTGGATAATTTTCTACAGTAATTTCTCTGGCTGTTATGAGTTTGGATTAAAATAGgtaggcaaaaaaaaaaacatggtgATGAGAGAGATTAGTTGAGAAAGAGGTGAAcaggagaagggaagggaaacATAGGTTCAACAGCCACAACCTAAGTTCCTCAACTTGTTTTCCAATAGGCTTGGCTAATGAAAGGGTACACTACATCTGTTATGTATTAAAGCATCAGTAACTTACCTGGCATCAATAAATTACCTGGCATTGACATTTGAAAAGCACCGACAACTGCTCTAAATAAGGTCTAAATAAGTCATCAATAACTTATCTGATGGGCTTTTCTGAAAAGGAAGCATAAGTGTTCTAAACAAGGTTTAAACTAGAACAATTAAATGTATCTCTAAAGACTTCAAATTATTTATTGGTCTCATCTGCTGCAGTGTACATATGGTGGTGGGTATTGTTCATACTACAGTGACAGAAATAGTAAAGAGCCCCATTACAAATGATTTTAAACCAAATGAAGCCCAAACTAAACTTTAACAAATTGCACAAAATCCAGTATCAAAACCTTTAAGCTAGTAGATAAGAAAATTTAATAAACTCTTGGGTGGATCAGCAGGCCTTGATGTTTCATCAATGGCTATCAGAGATTGGCTAATGCTTCCACCTTCCCTATTGGTTATGCATACCTTAATGCAGATCAGAGGTGTTTAATCTCACATCATCTAGACGTCTGAGCCCTAACCCAGGGACTTTGGATGCTGCTGT of Musa acuminata AAA Group cultivar baxijiao chromosome BXJ2-3, Cavendish_Baxijiao_AAA, whole genome shotgun sequence contains these proteins:
- the LOC103977421 gene encoding DNA-directed RNA polymerase V subunit 1 isoform X2, whose amino-acid sequence is MPCLYCLDLPSISIKEVKTADGATCLELRVSSRSRLQDGFWSFLDRFGYHYAGTFRRPLLPSEALKILEKLPEETQKKLAGKGYFLQNGFIMERLPVPPNCLCVPEISDGKCVMSSDISKSLLKKILGKIELIKRSRSGSPSFESYEVETNDLQSSIALYMNLRGTTKAPRDITRRFAFGNETNEYLTKQWLDKIRTLFIRKGSGFSSRSVISGDPYIGINVVGLPSEIAKRITFEERVTEHNITRLQNVVDSRLCITYKDGSSTYAISVGSKGHTNLKIGQVINRQILDGDIVFINRPPSTHKHSLQAFYVYIHDDHTVKINPLICAPLGADFDGDCVHIFYPQSLSAKAEVLELFSVEKQLLSSHSGSLNLQLVQDASLALKLIFKSGFIKKEVAQQLGMYVSSMLPPPAIVKATKCGPCWTILQVLQNVFPAFLDCSGERYFIRESEILELDTDQDVVQSLLTDIMTHIYRMKGPMEVLNFFNYIQPLLMEMLFMEGFSICLKDFILSKAVVSEIQGSIQKNSCILNQLRSRRDERAELQVQNHLRSMKDPIVKFILNSSALGNLIDSKSDSSMVKVVEQLGFLGLQLFDQGKYYSRALVDDCFLNFVSKHSAGEVDHPSEAYGLVKNSFFHGLNPYEMLVHAISSREVIVRSSRGLTEPGTLFKNLMAILRDVVICYDGSVRNVCTGSLVQLEYVDDEGVNSVNTPPAGDPVGVLAATAISNLAYKAVLDSSQSNNSSWELMKEILLCKVSYKNDVSDRRVILYLNDCCCQKRFCKENAAFAVLNCLKRVTLKDCAHEFLIEYQKQIGVCDSSVTTSGLVGHIHLDKMQLKLLNINPDDILHKCQAVIFSYGKKKGQLSHFFRRIFLSTCECCSIKQPSDGNLCHLPCLQFSYADANASQNNISLERAIHVMSETICPILLDTIVKGDPRVHEVKIVWIGPDATSWVGSSCKTLKGDLGLEVVLGQDAVRQSGDAWRTVLDACLPVMHLIDTGRSIPYGIQQIQEVLGISCAFDQSVQRLSKSIKMVSKGVMKEHLLLVANSMTCTGKLIGFNTGGYKALFRSFKVEVPFTAATLFTPMKCFERAAEKCQVDSLASVVSSCSWGKNVAIGTGAPFQILWDKKQMAMNKDIGKGVYDFLELLRETSSGGATGRYLADVDELAEENGICLSPDLDGCMTFDDSDDVEYNFQKRIGLVNGKSGESSWEVDPVSVKSGNWEGWGDKESTHVHNCESPATKHNVWSSWDSIQVKQKTVESENLAGDTVPGEDMDAQKHSGTADESVAWGKWKADGNSTAWDRLSHRNCWNEASKTKVDLKEGSPVWNRTASSPKSKHNQDSLYSTPGTWSSQSSGKPWGQDNANNTKRNIAQDGWRCAESPVTNIWDSTSTRNANVSDSQWSGNPSKNLDIQWDGNDSNKDLGSQWCGNVTSTSNTSEGRNQSWNSRGWGSANPPGRKNQKTFSARFPGKSASQKGWNSNRALASGRRLESLTAEEEKILAEVEPVMQTIKRILHDSSDGNRLSADDQKFILENVFKYHPDKQSKVSDQVDYIMVDKNMSFQDSRCFYVVSSDGTSADFSYLKCMEGYVKQTFSEHGESFCKKYFKRRRSGPADDKNQQQ
- the LOC103977421 gene encoding DNA-directed RNA polymerase V subunit 1 isoform X1, which translates into the protein MEDQVSSPLVLDGSIRSIKFSIATAEEIRTYSISDCPISHPSQLANPFLGLPLESGGCETCGTAEIGNCEGHFGYIELPIPVYHPSHVSELRDLLSLVCLKCLRMKKVKYSVGKGKISSMPCLYCLDLPSISIKEVKTADGATCLELRVSSRSRLQDGFWSFLDRFGYHYAGTFRRPLLPSEALKILEKLPEETQKKLAGKGYFLQNGFIMERLPVPPNCLCVPEISDGKCVMSSDISKSLLKKILGKIELIKRSRSGSPSFESYEVETNDLQSSIALYMNLRGTTKAPRDITRRFAFGNETNEYLTKQWLDKIRTLFIRKGSGFSSRSVISGDPYIGINVVGLPSEIAKRITFEERVTEHNITRLQNVVDSRLCITYKDGSSTYAISVGSKGHTNLKIGQVINRQILDGDIVFINRPPSTHKHSLQAFYVYIHDDHTVKINPLICAPLGADFDGDCVHIFYPQSLSAKAEVLELFSVEKQLLSSHSGSLNLQLVQDASLALKLIFKSGFIKKEVAQQLGMYVSSMLPPPAIVKATKCGPCWTILQVLQNVFPAFLDCSGERYFIRESEILELDTDQDVVQSLLTDIMTHIYRMKGPMEVLNFFNYIQPLLMEMLFMEGFSICLKDFILSKAVVSEIQGSIQKNSCILNQLRSRRDERAELQVQNHLRSMKDPIVKFILNSSALGNLIDSKSDSSMVKVVEQLGFLGLQLFDQGKYYSRALVDDCFLNFVSKHSAGEVDHPSEAYGLVKNSFFHGLNPYEMLVHAISSREVIVRSSRGLTEPGTLFKNLMAILRDVVICYDGSVRNVCTGSLVQLEYVDDEGVNSVNTPPAGDPVGVLAATAISNLAYKAVLDSSQSNNSSWELMKEILLCKVSYKNDVSDRRVILYLNDCCCQKRFCKENAAFAVLNCLKRVTLKDCAHEFLIEYQKQIGVCDSSVTTSGLVGHIHLDKMQLKLLNINPDDILHKCQAVIFSYGKKKGQLSHFFRRIFLSTCECCSIKQPSDGNLCHLPCLQFSYADANASQNNISLERAIHVMSETICPILLDTIVKGDPRVHEVKIVWIGPDATSWVGSSCKTLKGDLGLEVVLGQDAVRQSGDAWRTVLDACLPVMHLIDTGRSIPYGIQQIQEVLGISCAFDQSVQRLSKSIKMVSKGVMKEHLLLVANSMTCTGKLIGFNTGGYKALFRSFKVEVPFTAATLFTPMKCFERAAEKCQVDSLASVVSSCSWGKNVAIGTGAPFQILWDKKQMAMNKDIGKGVYDFLELLRETSSGGATGRYLADVDELAEENGICLSPDLDGCMTFDDSDDVEYNFQKRIGLVNGKSGESSWEVDPVSVKSGNWEGWGDKESTHVHNCESPATKHNVWSSWDSIQVKQKTVESENLAGDTVPGEDMDAQKHSGTADESVAWGKWKADGNSTAWDRLSHRNCWNEASKTKVDLKEGSPVWNRTASSPKSKHNQDSLYSTPGTWSSQSSGKPWGQDNANNTKRNIAQDGWRCAESPVTNIWDSTSTRNANVSDSQWSGNPSKNLDIQWDGNDSNKDLGSQWCGNVTSTSNTSEGRNQSWNSRGWGSANPPGRKNQKTFSARFPGKSASQKGWNSNRALASGRRLESLTAEEEKILAEVEPVMQTIKRILHDSSDGNRLSADDQKFILENVFKYHPDKQSKVSDQVDYIMVDKNMSFQDSRCFYVVSSDGTSADFSYLKCMEGYVKQTFSEHGESFCKKYFKRRRSGPADDKNQQQ